ACATCGCGCAGGTGTTGTCCGAAGGAAGGTGGACGCACGATTATCCCATATCCTCGGAAGAGGCTGTATCTCTTGGGCTTCCCGTCTCCACGAATATGGATGAGGAAATACGACAGCTTGTCCCATAACGGAGATCGCTAGCGCAGCAAAACACAGCGACAGGGTCATAGGAATGCACTTCTTCAACCCTCCGGTAGTCATGAATCCATACCAAATCATCCTCTTGTGTATGCCTTGCCACCACCCTGGCATACTTCGCATTCACCGCTACATAGCTTCTCCAATAAGCGGGGTCGAAACGGCACCTCG
The DNA window shown above is from Acetomicrobium sp. S15 = DSM 107314 and carries:
- a CDS encoding SDH family Clp fold serine proteinase; its protein translation is MLSEGRWTHDYPISSEEAVSLGLPVSTNMDEEIRQLVP